TTATTGCATGTAAATACAGGTTATTAAAATTGTATAAAAAGAGATTACATCAAAATAAGCATAATTATTGCGCCATACCAACGGTAAAACTACAGATAGCAAAACTTAAAATAACAACTTTGATGCTCTGCCCGTCAAAAAATCAGCTAGGCAATCAGCTCAAGTTGTTAAACGAAAGCGATGATCAATTTCATCTTTAGTGAAATAGAAAATGGATGTCAATATCATTCACAAAATTATTCATTCAATCTACGAATAACCAGCGCCTGACAGGGCGATATACTTGATTGGAAACTATGTGAGGGGATGGGGTAGAGGTGAATCTCTCTGTGCAGAAAGGATTGTTCGCATGGCCAATAAGTTACTAATTGATATAAACCCTGGATGCCACACTCCTCTTTTTTATTCTGGATTTTCACGTAAGTCAGAGCTACTATGGGGTCACAAACGGGGTCACAAGCCTTCGCGAACAAAAAATAAATTACAACAATTTCAGACTGTTGAAATTCAACATATCAAATGGTGCCGAGTCTCCCCTTCGGCACCATCTTTTAAGAGTCGTTACAAGCAACAGCCTGTAACGACTCTTTTTTTTGGCTTGTGCCCAGCATAGGCACCAGACCAAAACCCGCCCTTGGGAGCTTATGGGGTCAAAGCGCGGGGTCAAAGGCACGACAAAATTGGGCGCAAGCCCGTTTTGCCGTTGCCAGGAGAAAACCCCATGCCTCACCTTCTTCCTGCCCTTTCCAACCTTGTGCCTGCCGTCGCCAGCAACCAGGATGATGACAAAAAGTCAGCCCCTGCGTATCTTTATTGCAAAAGAAAAATCTACTATTTTCGATATGCCTTTCCCGCCAACCTGCGAAAATCACTTGGGCGGGCCGAGTTGCGCGTAAGTCTGCAAACGTCCTACCTGAGGATTGCGCGATTTCGCGCCCGCATGCTATCCGCAGAAATTGGCAATATGATTCTTGAGGGGTTTATGTTGGATTATAAGGAAATACGCCGTCGCATGAATATCCTGCTCCAGCGCTTGCTGGAGCAGGACCACGCAGATCTTTCAGAGCGTAAAAACATCTCTGTGGGAAAGCTCAACATCACGTACGACCAGCTCAGGACGTCTCAAATCGAACTACTCTTGCACTGTAATTCACCACAATTGCTTGAGCAGATTGCGCCAGAATGCATTGTTGACTTGCTTCGTTCCGGTGCTTTCACACGAAATGAGCTTGCAGGGGAAAACTATCTGCAAATAGTGAAAGCATACAAAGAGATGCAGATCACCAGGCATCGCATCGACATTGCCCGCACCAAAGGCGATTTTTTGATGGAAGAAGAAGTCATGGGACGCGATTTTGGCAAGTTACCTTGCGACACCTCATGCACAGCACAGGAGCCA
This genomic stretch from Desulfovibrio desulfuricans DSM 642 harbors:
- a CDS encoding DUF6538 domain-containing protein, with protein sequence MPHLLPALSNLVPAVASNQDDDKKSAPAYLYCKRKIYYFRYAFPANLRKSLGRAELRVSLQTSYLRIARFRARMLSAEIGNMILEGFMLDYKEIRRRMNILLQRLLEQDHADLSERKNISVGKLNITYDQLRTSQIELLLHCNSPQLLEQIAPECIVDLLRSGAFTRNELAGENYLQIVKAYKEMQITRHRIDIARTKGDFLMEEEVMGRDFGKLPCDTSCTAQEPPALLEVPTHVHQQQTGGILYSEAMERYIGQKLQDGEWREHSVRDHRGRLEEFLTIIGDKPIKDITRLDMRHFRETLRKLPPNRSRIKAFRAKSIQELLDLKVQDTLSVTTVNILVEAVGSMLAWYVREGLLDANPATHLQIKDSRQAIELRQAFSADEFTKIFAHPKFARKEFKSPSYYWIPLIALFTGMRLEEIAQLHCADIYESQTKGIWVDLTPLRIPLVS